The stretch of DNA GCGGCATCCGTTGAATCCCCATCTGATCGCTCTCCTGAACGATCTGTTGCAGTCCGGATCGATCTATTATCTGGAGGGCCGTAAAATACTTGTGGCCACCAGCACCTATGATCGGTACAGGGGCGACCTCGCGGAGGCAGCTCAGCGGTTGGCGGAGTTGCAGGGATTCGATGCCGTCATCGTTGCCATTGCACTGGATGAGAAGGTCGAGGTGATTGGCCGGAGCCGGCGCCCCGAGATCGATGTGGCCTGGATCGCGCGCGAATTCGGCGGGGGCGGGCATGCCGTGGCGGCAGCAGCCAGTATCAAAGGCCGAACACTTATTGAAGTGCAGGAGCAGCTGACCCGTTTGCTGACGGAACGATACCGTCCGACCTTGCTGGCCCGGGATGTCATGACGCAGCCGGTGAAAACGATCGTCGCGGATGCGACGGTGGCGGAGACGGAGCGAGCGCTCACGACTTACGGAGTCAACGTCCTTCCGGTCGTCGATCAAAAGACTCGGTATGTCGGTACCATTTCCCGTGAGGTCGTGCAGAAGGCTCTGTTTCATCATCTCGGAGACGAACGAATCGAGGACCTGGCCAGGCACGATCAGTACAGCGCAGAGCCGGAGACTCCCTTCCATGATATTGAAACGCGAATGATCGAACTGAATCAGCGGTTTGTGCCGGTGCTGTCCGGCGGCAAAACGGTGGGCGTCATCACGCGGACGGATCTGCTCCGTACTCTCCATGAGGATGTGCTTGCGTCTGCGCGCGGGAAAGCCAAATCCTTGATGGATGTGGAGTCTTCGGGAGGCGTGCGGCGGCGTGATGTCGGGGGACTCCTGCGTGATCGGTTACCTCGTGAGGTGTATGACCTGCTGCAGGCGGCAGGCGATTTGGGGGAGCGCCTCGGGTATTCAGCGTACGTGGTTGGCGGATTTGTACGTGACTTGCTCCTGGGCATCGACAATCTCGATGTGGATTTTGTGGTGGAGGGCGACGGGATTGCGTTTGCGCGCGCCCTGGCGAAGGAACGGGCAGGGCGTGTGAAGGTCCACGAGCGATTCGGTACGGCGGTGGTGTGGTTGCCGAACGGGTTCAAGTTGGATGTAGCGACGGCCCGCACGGAGTACTACGAATACCCGACTGCCTTGCCGACTGTCGAGCAGAGCTCCATCAAGAAGGATCTCTATCGGCGGGATTTCACCATCAACACGCTGGCGGTTCGCCTCAATCCACGCGCGTTTGGTCAACTGATCGATTTTTACGGTGGGCAACGCGATCTCAAGGAGCGCCTCATCCGAGTATTGCATAGCCTGAGTTTTGTGGAGGACCCGACCCGGGTCTTTCGCGCGATTCGTTTCGAACTGCGTTTCGATTTTCACTTGAGCAAGGAGACGCTGGCACTGATTAAAGGCGCGGCGAAGATGGAGTTATTCCATAGACTGTCCGGCCAGCGTGTGTTGGACGAACTGCGTTTCTTGTTCTCTGAACGGACGCCACGGCAGGCCGTCCGCCGGCTGGCAGACCTTGATCTTCTGCGGTTCATTCATCCGACGCTGACCTGGTCGAATCGACTGGATCGTCGGCTGATCGATGTCGAAGCGGCGCAGGATTGGTACAAGCTGTCCTCTTTCGAACGAAAGCTCAACGGATGGCTGGTGTGTGCGATGGCGCTTGCCGAGGTCATGCCGGATCAGGCCGTGCGCGAGATGCTCGAGCGATTTCCCTTCACGGAAGCGGAACGAGGCGCTATCACCGCGGCTCGGTTTTTCACGCAGCCGGTCTGCCGGGCCCTGAGTCGGCGTGCGCCGCTCCGGCCTTCGGAGACAGTCGCGCTGCTGACCGGTTTGGCGGACGAAACGCTCGTGTTTCTGCTGGCGAAGAACGGTTCGGCGTCGGCCAAGCGGAACCTGTCCCTCTACCTCACCACGTATCGAAACGTAAAACCGACGTTGACAGGGAAAGCGCTGCAGGCCCTTGGTGTGAAACCAGGCCCGCTGTATCGCACGATTCTGGCCCGATTGACTGAAGCGAGGTTGGATGGTGAGGTGAAGACTGACGCGGAGGAACGTGAGCTGGTGAAAGAATTATCGGATCGGACTCGGGAGGTGCGAAGGGAGAGCCCTCCGCACGATGCGGGGCGTTAGGCAACATCGACGGCGCCGCTCAGTGCGGATAACCTCGGGAGGTGTCGTGACCGTCTCCCGTACCCGTTGACACGACGCGAGGGGCGTTAAGCCAGCGGCTCAACCGGCTCGAGTTCGTCGTGCATGTCGACGGTCCGAGCGTCTTTTCCCATTGCGGCGAGCAGGCCGTCATAAACGATGCGAGCCGCGTCCGACCATTTCGGATTGAATGGGCGACCAGCGAAAGCGGCTTCGGCCGCCTTTTTCTCATCGTGAGTGATTTGTCGAGGAGTCAGTGTGGTGTCCATACGAATAATAATAGATTGCTTCAGGGCAATGTCAAGGACTCAACGGAATAGAAAAAGCCCCCTCGTTCAGAGGGCGTTGCTTTTGAATGCGTCGGCGTGCGATGCCTAAACGGTTTGGGCTAGGGGCGTCTCCTCAGGCATTGTGTGGAGGTAAGAGCCGATCAAGTTCGGCCTGGACCGACCGAAGAAGTGTAGATGCGGACTCGTACGTGGTGGCAATGAACGAGAGCGTATCGCCCGGGGACACTTGCGCCGCGCCAGAGCGATCAGCCGCGATCATCGTTGCGAGTTTGGCATACCCGCCTGTTGTTTGGCAGTCTGCCATGAGCAGAATCGGCTGTTGATCCGCCGGTACTTGAATGGTCCCGACACTCACGGCATCAGACACGATGTCGGCTGAAGTTCGGTGAGCCAGCGCCAATCCTTGTAATCGATAGCCCATTCGGTCGGATTCATTGCTCAGTCGGTACGGCGTCCTGGTGAGTCGCTCCAGGGCATCGTCTATGAAACGATCGACTTGTGGTCCTGGCACCACGCGTATGGCTGCGGCACGTTGATACTGAGGACGATTCGATTCCGGAAGCATGCGTCCTACGTGGTGCTTCGCTGTGGCTCGTGCCGGTCCAATAGTGAGCTGATCCCATTTCTTCAACGCACGGCCGGCGAGGCCTCCCAGTCCACTCCGCACATGGGTCGATCGGCTTCCGAGCATCAGCGGACCGTCTATACCGCCGGCCACGGCGAGATAGGCTCGAGTGCCTTGTCGACGCATCCCGAACTGCAGGCGGCTTCCAGCCGGCATGGCGATCACGGTCCACATCGGAACGGCCAAGCCGTTGCTGGTGGGGGAGAG from Nitrospira sp. encodes:
- a CDS encoding biotin-dependent carboxyltransferase family protein — its product is MEASPQSVSIMPPKPPTIHVLRPGLFTTMQDLGRNGYQRFGVSVSGAMDPWALTVGNRLLGNPDRAAGLEITIQGPELLFTEELAIVITGADLSPTSNGLAVPMWTVIAMPAGSRLQFGMRRQGTRAYLAVAGGIDGPLMLGSRSTHVRSGLGGLAGRALKKWDQLTIGPARATAKHHVGRMLPESNRPQYQRAAAIRVVPGPQVDRFIDDALERLTRTPYRLSNESDRMGYRLQGLALAHRTSADIVSDAVSVGTIQVPADQQPILLMADCQTTGGYAKLATMIAADRSGAAQVSPGDTLSFIATTYESASTLLRSVQAELDRLLPPHNA
- a CDS encoding CBS domain-containing protein, which translates into the protein MDLITTHLNADFDGLASMVAAGKLYPGAVLVLPGGAQESVRNFLTTHPLHIARLKDVALDQVRRLILVDVQEPERLGTLRDLKSRADVEVHIFDHHEVDDRPARAGSEWPSVTQRHVEPVGATITLLVEQLNAQQVTLTAAEATLLALGLYEETGSLAYPSTTPRDLEAAAVVLRAGADLNVVAEVLRHPLNPHLIALLNDLLQSGSIYYLEGRKILVATSTYDRYRGDLAEAAQRLAELQGFDAVIVAIALDEKVEVIGRSRRPEIDVAWIAREFGGGGHAVAAAASIKGRTLIEVQEQLTRLLTERYRPTLLARDVMTQPVKTIVADATVAETERALTTYGVNVLPVVDQKTRYVGTISREVVQKALFHHLGDERIEDLARHDQYSAEPETPFHDIETRMIELNQRFVPVLSGGKTVGVITRTDLLRTLHEDVLASARGKAKSLMDVESSGGVRRRDVGGLLRDRLPREVYDLLQAAGDLGERLGYSAYVVGGFVRDLLLGIDNLDVDFVVEGDGIAFARALAKERAGRVKVHERFGTAVVWLPNGFKLDVATARTEYYEYPTALPTVEQSSIKKDLYRRDFTINTLAVRLNPRAFGQLIDFYGGQRDLKERLIRVLHSLSFVEDPTRVFRAIRFELRFDFHLSKETLALIKGAAKMELFHRLSGQRVLDELRFLFSERTPRQAVRRLADLDLLRFIHPTLTWSNRLDRRLIDVEAAQDWYKLSSFERKLNGWLVCAMALAEVMPDQAVREMLERFPFTEAERGAITAARFFTQPVCRALSRRAPLRPSETVALLTGLADETLVFLLAKNGSASAKRNLSLYLTTYRNVKPTLTGKALQALGVKPGPLYRTILARLTEARLDGEVKTDAEERELVKELSDRTREVRRESPPHDAGR